GGATCGCGAGACCTTGGCCGGCGTAGATCTCGACAAGGACCTGTACAGAGGACGGACGATCCGGTACCGGGCGGCCCGTGATCGCCGGATCCGCGGTAACCGTCTGGCCGCGATGGCCCTGGCTGAGCGGGATGACAACGAATTCGTCGGCACCGGCGCCGACATCTTCCGCGCCCAATTCCATTACGAGTTGGCAGCCGGGTACCTGCTCAACGGCGAGGCAGCGAAGGTCCGGCCCCTACTGCGTGAGTCGGAGCTCCACGGGTACTGGAAGGCGGTCGCGCCCAGTAAGTTCGTCAGCCGTCACCGCATCGACTACGCCTTCGCCCTCGGCGCCTGGGCGGAAGGTGATCGCGACGGTGCGACCAAGCGGCTCGCCGAAGCTCAGCGGTATCTCCACAGGACCGGAGGGCGCGCCGCCCAGTACGACATCGAAGATCTGCTGCTGTCGTTGGCGCGTGCGGACCTGCTCATCGACGAGGGCCCCCTCCCGCTGGCGGCCGTCAACCGGGCCATCGACCACTTGGGCAGCGCACTCCGCTCCATCGAAGGGATCCGTGACCGGTGGCGGGTGATCTCCCGTTCCGGCAGCCCGCTCGCGGCGGCGATCCGACGCATCTACGGCGACATCGCCCGCGCCGCCGCGGCGCTACCAGGCCGTCAGGCCGCCGAACTCGGCCTACGGGTGAGCCTTTCGGCGAAGCAGTCCGGATTCGCCGCCCGGATGCGCGCCGATCGGTTCGACGTCGAGAGCAACTGGAGGACGTGGCGGACGGGTCGGCGACTGCGCACGCTACTGGACCAGGTGGTCGAGGTGGAGTCGGGACAGCAACTCGGTGGGGCGAACGCGGAAAGCGCGAAGCTCCTCGCGGATCTGCGGCTCCGCATCGAACATGCGGTTTCACCGCTCCTCGCGGACGCTGTCGTGCCAGTACCGGCGAACGTCGCGCGGGTGATCGACTCGGTGGGCGACCGCTACGCGCTCGACTTCGTCGGCCTTCCGGACACCGTCACCGCCGAGATCTCATGGTTCCGGACGCTCATCGGGCCTACCGGCACGGTCAACTTCTGTCAGCTCACGGTGGGCGAGGCTCTCTCGGCGTTCATCACGGCGATCAGCCCTCCGACGGTCAAGCTGGCCGATGTCCTAGCCGGCGGTGTCGACTGGCAGGAACTCGGCGAGCAACTCATACCGCCGCAGCTGCGCGACGCGCTGAAACTCGCCGAGGAACCCGTGCCGCTGGTGATCTCGGCGCACTCCGCGCTCAGCCTGATGCCCTGGGCGGCCCTCCGGATCGACGGGCAGACGCGCCTGGTGGAGCGAGCCGTTCTCACCCAGACGCCGGTGCTGACCTTCCTGTCAGGTCCGACCACCGCTCCCGCCACCGGTCCGGCGCTGATCCAGTTGGTCTCGAAGACCGGTGGGGGCAGCCACGGGGTCGGTACCGAACGCGAACGGGAAGCCTGGGGTATTTCGGCGCGAAAAGATGGATGGGTGCCGCTCAGCGAGTGCGCCCTCGAGCAGGACGCCTGCCCTGTGGACGTGCCCGGCACGCTCGCCGCCGCGCTGTCGCAGCGGACCGGGCACTGGCGCTTCGCACACATTGCCTCGCACGGCGAGGGCGTCGGTCTCGGCCAGACATTGCTGCTGCCCGACGCCCCCATCAGTGCTGGCAGGGCACTCATGCTGCGCTGGCCGCAGTCGTTGCTCATCGCGTCGTGCCAGGTCGGCCGGCTGGTGAACGTCGAACACGCCGAGCCGCTGAACTTCGTGATGGCGGCGCTCGCCGGCGGGGCGGAGCAGGTCGTAGCTTGTATCGACAACGTCGGGGACTTCTCCGCCGGCAAGACCGCGGCCGCAATCGTGCACAAGAGTCGGGCGGACGGCACGCGACTCGACGTCGCCCTCCGCGAGGTCCAACTGGAGTGGGTGAAAGGTCGTTGGCCCGACCTTTCCTGGATATTGTTCGCCGCCTACGCGCGCTGACCCGCTGTCGGGGGCGACGATGTCGCCTGTTCGTGGGTCGTCCAGCCGGGGACGTCCTGGCCCAAAACGCCGTGAATGGGCGCGGGTGGCAGCAGCGGCATCGTCCGCTGCTGCCACCCGCCCGAGCGGCACGCCCCTCCCCTCCTCGTCGATCAGAGGCTGGACGTCGTCGTCACTGGTTCTTCAAGGCCCGCTCTGCCCGCTCGCGGCGGTCGCCTTCGTCGGCATAACGGTCGAGGACGAACCACCGCTGCCGCCATTCCCGATAGCCGCCCGACACGCCGCGCTCGTCGCGGCAGGCCGCGACGCCGCGA
The nucleotide sequence above comes from Micromonospora luteifusca. Encoded proteins:
- a CDS encoding CHAT domain-containing protein → MSSDGALSPAVRRILARDDLMMLARDAEAAVDIVREGMPTEHVFRQETELFSEALKMYCDTARSAATERVSSSTWLDAQDGAGVIVGLCALLKVDLQPPDHANVATFYEQALARLETDRETLAGVDLDKDLYRGRTIRYRAARDRRIRGNRLAAMALAERDDNEFVGTGADIFRAQFHYELAAGYLLNGEAAKVRPLLRESELHGYWKAVAPSKFVSRHRIDYAFALGAWAEGDRDGATKRLAEAQRYLHRTGGRAAQYDIEDLLLSLARADLLIDEGPLPLAAVNRAIDHLGSALRSIEGIRDRWRVISRSGSPLAAAIRRIYGDIARAAAALPGRQAAELGLRVSLSAKQSGFAARMRADRFDVESNWRTWRTGRRLRTLLDQVVEVESGQQLGGANAESAKLLADLRLRIEHAVSPLLADAVVPVPANVARVIDSVGDRYALDFVGLPDTVTAEISWFRTLIGPTGTVNFCQLTVGEALSAFITAISPPTVKLADVLAGGVDWQELGEQLIPPQLRDALKLAEEPVPLVISAHSALSLMPWAALRIDGQTRLVERAVLTQTPVLTFLSGPTTAPATGPALIQLVSKTGGGSHGVGTEREREAWGISARKDGWVPLSECALEQDACPVDVPGTLAAALSQRTGHWRFAHIASHGEGVGLGQTLLLPDAPISAGRALMLRWPQSLLIASCQVGRLVNVEHAEPLNFVMAALAGGAEQVVACIDNVGDFSAGKTAAAIVHKSRADGTRLDVALREVQLEWVKGRWPDLSWILFAAYAR